In Streptantibioticus cattleyicolor NRRL 8057 = DSM 46488, a genomic segment contains:
- a CDS encoding baeRF2 domain-containing protein — protein MELAFLKPLDRPGPWASVHLDTSRNTEDAAKQYELRVRSVGATLAEQGCDARTRGAVLDRLAAEPVSGAPPGRALFATAGQVVLDVPLVVAPPLAEVCWAPLPRTTPLLSWRGDEPPCLVAYIDHSGADLERRDGHRREPTGHAEGAAWQGRGHRSIPADRYEWHYRNKVQNQWSRTAEIIAGELAERFPRCDARMLVLVGEPGERAAVRERLPEPLRNVTVEVENGTRAPGASNPQLDEEIERARAEFARRRLSAVLDVFHAGRGRPGEHGVFGPGSSPGMAADGVPAVVDAVRRHQVGTLLLRADGPDLRRQVWIGPEPEQIGVQRSELRSMGVREPITVGADDALMRCAAATDAEALLVPAELPGPSGGIGAALRWSLTPVAA, from the coding sequence ATGGAACTCGCTTTCCTCAAACCGCTCGACCGCCCCGGACCGTGGGCGTCGGTGCATCTGGACACCTCACGCAACACCGAGGACGCCGCCAAGCAGTACGAGCTGCGGGTGCGTTCGGTGGGGGCGACCCTCGCCGAGCAGGGCTGCGACGCCCGTACCCGGGGCGCCGTCCTCGACCGGCTCGCCGCCGAACCCGTCTCCGGGGCGCCGCCGGGCCGCGCGCTGTTCGCCACCGCCGGCCAGGTCGTCCTCGACGTACCGCTGGTGGTCGCCCCGCCGCTCGCCGAGGTCTGCTGGGCGCCGCTGCCCCGCACCACCCCGCTGCTGTCCTGGCGCGGCGACGAACCGCCATGCCTGGTCGCCTACATCGACCACTCCGGCGCCGACCTCGAACGGCGCGACGGCCACCGCAGGGAACCCACCGGCCACGCCGAGGGGGCCGCCTGGCAGGGCCGCGGCCACCGCAGCATCCCCGCCGACCGGTACGAGTGGCACTACCGCAACAAGGTGCAGAACCAGTGGTCCAGAACCGCCGAGATCATCGCCGGTGAACTCGCCGAACGGTTCCCGCGGTGCGACGCGCGGATGCTCGTGCTCGTCGGCGAACCCGGGGAACGCGCCGCGGTACGCGAACGCCTCCCCGAACCGCTGCGCAACGTCACCGTCGAGGTGGAGAACGGCACCCGCGCCCCCGGGGCGTCCAACCCGCAGCTCGACGAGGAGATCGAGCGCGCCCGCGCCGAGTTCGCCCGGCGCCGGCTGAGCGCGGTCCTCGACGTGTTCCACGCCGGCCGGGGCCGCCCCGGCGAGCACGGTGTCTTCGGCCCCGGCAGCAGCCCCGGGATGGCCGCCGACGGGGTCCCCGCGGTGGTCGACGCGGTCCGCCGCCACCAGGTGGGCACCTTGCTGCTGCGGGCGGACGGACCCGATCTGCGCCGCCAGGTGTGGATCGGACCGGAACCCGAGCAGATCGGGGTGCAACGCTCCGAACTGCGGTCGATGGGGGTACGGGAGCCGATCACGGTGGGCGCCGACGACGCGCTGATGCGATGCGCCGCGGCCACCGACGCTGAGGCGCTACTGGTCCCCGCCGAGCTGCCCGGGCCCTCCGGCGGCATCGGCGCCGCGCTGCGCTGGAGCCTGACCCCGGTGGCCGCGTGA
- a CDS encoding polysaccharide deacetylase family protein codes for MRGRMAPGRRTALAVMAGGLLAGCAGTGRTATASPAAVPATRTPPPTPSPSASASAPALPTRAGIVARYGRMHPVTWGFDAPGVVSRLPSAASGALALTFDACGGPGGAGYDARLIGILRHHQVPATLFINSRWIDANPEVFRSLAADPLFEIGNHGTRHRPLSVTGRSAYHIPGTRNAGEVYDEVAGNHVKLTKLLGRPPRFFRSGTAYCDDVAARIVVALGERFVNFSVNGDGGATFTPAQVDRTVAAAPAGSIVISHMNHPHGGTAEGYARALPRLLGAGHRFVRLSDVLR; via the coding sequence ATGCGGGGACGGATGGCGCCGGGGCGCCGGACGGCGCTGGCCGTGATGGCCGGCGGGCTACTGGCGGGTTGCGCGGGCACCGGCCGGACGGCGACGGCATCGCCCGCCGCCGTTCCCGCCACCCGGACGCCACCGCCGACGCCGTCGCCCTCCGCGTCCGCCTCCGCGCCGGCGTTGCCCACCCGGGCCGGCATCGTCGCCCGCTACGGGCGGATGCACCCGGTCACCTGGGGGTTCGACGCCCCGGGGGTGGTGTCCCGGCTGCCGTCGGCGGCCTCCGGCGCGCTGGCGCTGACCTTCGACGCGTGCGGCGGACCGGGCGGGGCCGGGTACGACGCCCGGCTGATCGGGATCCTGCGGCACCACCAGGTCCCGGCGACGCTCTTCATCAACTCCCGCTGGATCGACGCCAATCCGGAGGTCTTCCGGTCGCTCGCCGCCGATCCGCTCTTCGAGATCGGCAACCACGGCACCCGCCACCGCCCGCTGTCGGTGACCGGCCGCTCGGCGTACCACATCCCCGGCACCCGCAACGCGGGCGAGGTCTACGACGAGGTGGCCGGCAACCACGTCAAGCTCACCAAGCTGCTGGGGCGTCCGCCGCGGTTCTTCCGTTCCGGCACCGCCTACTGCGACGACGTGGCGGCCCGGATCGTGGTGGCGCTGGGCGAGCGGTTCGTGAACTTCTCGGTCAACGGGGACGGCGGGGCCACGTTCACCCCGGCGCAGGTGGACCGTACGGTGGCGGCGGCGCCGGCCGGGTCGATCGTGATCAGCCACATGAACCATCCGCACGGCGGTACGGCCGAGGGGTACGCCCGGGCGCTGCCGAGACTGCTGGGCGCCGGCCACCGCTTCGTGCGTCTGTCGGACGTGCTGCGGTAG
- a CDS encoding glutamate--cysteine ligase: MRSVGVEEELLLVDPGSGKVTAVAGQVLARSGSRTGPRPPSLAPEIQREQVEVATCPCTTLEELAGQIRQGRATASEQARRAGAEVAALATAPLPADPSLTGEPRYRRMAEEFGLTAQQQLTCGCHIHVEVTDPEEGVAVLDRIRPWLPPLVALSANSPYWQGCDSHYDSFRYQAWGRWPTAGPTELFGSAAAYREVVAAMLATGTILDEGMVYFDARLSRRYPTVEVRVADVCLEAADTVLLAALVRGLVETASRAWRAGQPADPVPVPVLRLAGWRASRSGITGTLLHPRTHVPAPAGAVLDDVVCHLAPVLADQGELAAVDTALARLRARGNGARAQRARHSVSGSLADTVRYAVERTLS, from the coding sequence ATGCGGAGCGTGGGTGTGGAGGAGGAACTGCTCCTGGTGGATCCCGGCAGCGGCAAGGTGACCGCGGTGGCCGGGCAGGTGTTGGCCAGGAGCGGCAGCCGTACCGGGCCGCGACCGCCGTCCCTGGCCCCGGAGATCCAGCGCGAGCAGGTCGAGGTGGCCACCTGTCCGTGCACCACCCTGGAGGAGCTGGCCGGGCAGATCCGGCAGGGTCGGGCCACCGCGTCCGAGCAGGCGCGGCGGGCCGGGGCGGAGGTGGCCGCGCTGGCCACCGCACCGCTGCCGGCCGACCCCTCGCTCACCGGTGAGCCCCGTTACCGCCGGATGGCCGAGGAGTTCGGGCTCACCGCGCAGCAGCAGCTCACCTGCGGCTGCCACATCCACGTCGAGGTGACCGATCCGGAGGAGGGCGTGGCGGTGCTGGACCGGATCCGGCCGTGGCTGCCGCCGCTGGTGGCGCTGAGCGCCAACTCCCCTTACTGGCAAGGGTGCGACAGCCATTACGACAGCTTCCGGTACCAGGCGTGGGGGCGGTGGCCGACGGCGGGGCCGACGGAGTTGTTCGGCTCGGCGGCGGCCTACCGGGAGGTGGTCGCGGCGATGCTGGCCACCGGCACCATCCTGGACGAGGGCATGGTGTACTTCGACGCCCGGCTCTCCCGCCGGTATCCGACGGTGGAGGTGCGGGTGGCCGACGTCTGCCTGGAGGCGGCGGACACCGTGCTGCTGGCGGCGCTGGTACGGGGGCTGGTGGAGACCGCCTCCCGGGCGTGGCGGGCCGGGCAGCCGGCGGATCCGGTGCCGGTGCCGGTGCTGCGCCTGGCGGGGTGGCGGGCCAGCCGGTCCGGGATCACCGGCACGCTGCTGCATCCGCGGACCCATGTGCCGGCCCCGGCCGGTGCCGTGCTGGACGACGTGGTCTGCCATCTCGCTCCCGTGCTGGCCGACCAGGGCGAGTTGGCGGCCGTGGACACCGCCCTGGCACGGTTGCGGGCGCGCGGCAACGGGGCCCGGGCGCAGCGGGCCCGGCACTCCGTGAGCGGTTCGCTGGCCGACACCGTGCGGTACGCGGTGGAGCGCACGCTTAGCTGA
- a CDS encoding NADPH-dependent F420 reductase produces MRIGIIGAGNIGSALARRFARVGYEVLLSNSRGPQTLTGLVQEIGGPVRAVTAAEAAASGEAVVVSIPYGRHRELPAEPLRGKVVVDTCNYYPERDGHDPDLDEDTTTSSEKIKAHTEANLVKAFNTLPAATLRDGGRPKGDPGRLAIPVSGSDEEAKAVVAGLIRDIGFDAVDAGTLSQGGRKHQPGTKVYAQALNAAELDALLRAE; encoded by the coding sequence ATGCGGATCGGGATCATCGGCGCCGGGAACATCGGCTCCGCCCTGGCCCGGCGCTTCGCCCGGGTGGGGTACGAGGTGCTGCTCAGCAACTCGCGCGGCCCACAGACGCTCACCGGGCTGGTGCAGGAGATCGGCGGCCCGGTCCGCGCGGTCACCGCCGCCGAGGCCGCCGCGTCCGGCGAGGCCGTCGTGGTGAGCATCCCCTACGGCCGCCACCGTGAACTGCCCGCCGAACCGCTGCGCGGCAAGGTGGTCGTCGACACCTGCAACTACTACCCCGAGCGCGACGGCCACGACCCCGACCTCGACGAGGACACCACCACCTCCAGCGAGAAGATCAAGGCCCACACCGAGGCCAACCTCGTCAAGGCGTTCAACACCCTGCCGGCCGCGACACTGCGCGACGGCGGCCGTCCCAAGGGCGACCCCGGACGCCTGGCGATCCCCGTCTCCGGCAGCGACGAGGAGGCCAAGGCGGTGGTGGCCGGCCTCATCCGGGACATCGGCTTCGACGCGGTCGACGCCGGCACCCTCAGCCAGGGCGGGCGCAAGCACCAGCCCGGCACCAAGGTCTACGCCCAGGCGCTCAACGCCGCCGAACTCGACGCCCTGCTGCGTGCCGAATGA
- a CDS encoding DUF1876 domain-containing protein produces MKALLEWHIDLGFQEIGHRDTRTAVSLRLPDNTELHAEGHARKHPDDPRQTQVGEELAAARALNELARQLLAKAADDIEHATHIPAHPTM; encoded by the coding sequence ATGAAGGCACTCCTCGAATGGCACATCGACCTGGGATTCCAGGAGATCGGCCACCGGGACACCCGCACCGCGGTGTCGCTGCGGCTGCCCGACAACACCGAACTGCACGCCGAGGGGCACGCCAGGAAGCATCCCGACGACCCGAGGCAGACACAGGTCGGCGAGGAGCTGGCGGCGGCCCGGGCGCTCAACGAGCTGGCCCGGCAGCTGCTGGCGAAGGCGGCCGACGACATCGAGCACGCCACCCACATCCCGGCGCATCCGACGATGTGA
- a CDS encoding CBS domain-containing protein: protein MTTARDIMHAGAQCVGENQTLLDAARMMRDQEVGSLPICGEDDRLKGVVTDRDIVVHCLAEGGDPSRVKAKEFASHIHAVSADDDIGTVLRKMQEHKIRRLPVIDNGRLCGMISEADLAVAHARKNALSDKELASFVDQIYATT, encoded by the coding sequence ATGACGACCGCGCGCGACATCATGCACGCAGGGGCGCAGTGTGTCGGGGAGAACCAGACGCTGCTGGACGCGGCCCGGATGATGCGGGATCAGGAGGTCGGTTCGCTGCCGATCTGCGGCGAGGACGACCGGCTCAAGGGCGTGGTCACCGACCGCGACATCGTGGTGCACTGCCTCGCCGAGGGCGGCGACCCGTCGCGGGTGAAGGCGAAGGAGTTCGCCAGTCACATCCACGCCGTCTCCGCCGACGACGACATCGGCACCGTCCTCCGCAAGATGCAGGAACACAAGATCCGCCGGCTGCCGGTGATCGACAACGGACGGCTGTGCGGCATGATCAGCGAGGCCGACCTCGCCGTGGCCCACGCCCGCAAGAACGCGCTCTCCGACAAGGAACTCGCGAGCTTCGTCGACCAGATCTACGCCACCACCTGA
- the polX gene encoding DNA polymerase/3'-5' exonuclease PolX: protein MARPNEEIAGLIQEYADLLSVTGGDAFKARAYEKAARALGGHHADVSRLDVRQLREIPGVGASIAEKVAEYFRTGHIPALDERRTRIPSGVRELIRIPTLGPKKAMALHEDLGIASVDQLSAALDAGRLHGLKGFGPKTEENLRHGITLLRQAGGRIPLDQALQTAEDVVAALSAVPGCVRCAYAGSLRRMRETIGDVDVLVAAEDSAPFMTAFTELPCAAEVIAHGGTKSSLRTAEGVQVDLRVLPPAAWGAGLQYFTGSKAHNIGLRTIAVRHGLKLSEYGLFDADSGELVVSETEEEVYARLGLPWIPPPMREDRGEIAAALAGELPDPVTEADLRGDLHTHTDLTDGLAPLEDMVTAAAARGYAYYAVTDHAPDLYMQQMTAEKALAQRERVRALDRRHRGMRVLHGTELNIGPDGEVDWPDDFLAGFDLCVASIHSHFQLDRAAQTRRLIRAAENPHVDIIGHPTTRHLGRRPGIDADLEAVYAACARTGTALEVNGQPERLDLCDEDIRAARGHGVRFAVDSDAHTPVHLPYVRYAVGTAQRGWLTADEVVNTWPLRKLKSFLRTAG, encoded by the coding sequence ATGGCACGGCCCAACGAGGAGATCGCCGGGCTGATCCAGGAGTACGCCGACCTGCTCTCCGTCACCGGGGGCGATGCCTTCAAGGCACGCGCCTACGAGAAGGCGGCCCGCGCCCTCGGCGGCCACCACGCCGACGTCTCCCGGCTCGACGTGAGGCAACTGCGGGAGATCCCCGGGGTCGGGGCGTCGATCGCCGAGAAGGTCGCCGAGTACTTCCGCACCGGTCACATCCCCGCCCTCGACGAACGGCGCACCCGGATCCCGTCCGGCGTACGGGAGTTGATCCGCATCCCCACGCTCGGCCCCAAGAAGGCCATGGCGCTCCACGAGGACCTGGGCATCGCCTCGGTCGACCAGCTCTCCGCCGCCCTCGACGCCGGAAGGCTCCACGGGCTCAAGGGGTTCGGCCCGAAGACCGAGGAGAACCTGCGGCACGGCATCACGCTGCTGCGGCAGGCCGGCGGCCGGATCCCGCTCGACCAGGCGCTGCAGACCGCCGAGGACGTGGTGGCCGCGCTGAGCGCCGTCCCCGGGTGCGTGCGCTGCGCGTACGCCGGTTCGCTGCGCAGGATGCGGGAGACCATCGGGGACGTGGACGTGCTGGTGGCCGCGGAGGACTCGGCGCCGTTCATGACGGCCTTCACCGAACTGCCGTGCGCGGCCGAGGTGATCGCGCACGGCGGCACCAAGAGTTCGCTGCGCACCGCCGAGGGCGTCCAGGTCGATCTGCGGGTGCTGCCACCCGCGGCGTGGGGTGCGGGGTTGCAGTACTTCACCGGGTCCAAGGCGCACAACATCGGGCTGCGGACCATCGCCGTCCGGCACGGTCTGAAGCTCTCCGAGTACGGGCTCTTCGACGCCGACAGCGGTGAACTGGTCGTCTCCGAGACCGAGGAGGAGGTCTACGCCCGGCTCGGGCTGCCGTGGATCCCGCCGCCGATGCGGGAGGACCGCGGGGAGATCGCCGCCGCACTCGCCGGTGAGCTGCCCGATCCGGTGACCGAGGCCGACCTGCGCGGCGATCTGCACACCCACACCGACCTCACCGACGGCCTGGCTCCGCTGGAGGACATGGTGACCGCCGCCGCGGCCCGCGGCTACGCCTACTACGCGGTCACCGACCACGCCCCGGATCTGTACATGCAGCAGATGACGGCGGAGAAGGCACTGGCCCAGCGGGAACGGGTGCGCGCCCTGGACCGGCGCCACCGCGGCATGCGGGTGCTGCACGGCACCGAACTCAACATCGGCCCGGACGGCGAGGTGGACTGGCCGGACGACTTCCTGGCCGGGTTCGACCTGTGCGTGGCCTCGATCCACTCCCACTTCCAGCTCGACCGGGCGGCGCAGACCCGGCGGCTGATCCGGGCCGCGGAGAACCCGCACGTCGACATCATCGGCCACCCCACCACCCGGCACCTGGGCCGGCGGCCCGGCATCGACGCCGACCTGGAGGCGGTCTACGCCGCCTGCGCCCGCACCGGCACCGCCCTGGAGGTCAACGGGCAGCCGGAACGCCTCGACCTGTGCGACGAGGACATCCGGGCGGCCCGCGGGCACGGCGTGCGGTTCGCCGTCGACAGCGACGCCCACACCCCCGTCCACCTGCCCTACGTGCGCTACGCCGTGGGCACCGCGCAACGCGGCTGGCTCACCGCCGACGAGGTGGTCAACACCTGGCCGCTGCGCAAGCTGAAGAGTTTCCTGCGCACGGCGGGGTGA
- a CDS encoding phosphoribosyltransferase family protein, translating to MLFNDRAGAGRRLAERLRPLRAENPVVLGLPRGGIPVAYQVARELQAPLDVIVVRKLGVPYQPELAFGAIGEGGARVVHEDIVRRGGLAPRDIAAVEESEQAELARRAERYRAGRERVPLTGRTAVVVDDGVATGATAAAACQVARAQGASRVVLAVPVAATGAVDELRSQVDDLVCVFTPAVFFAVGEWYRDFAQTTDEEVTALLRRAAEHPRRPDAPGTPVLPLGEVAVPVDDVRLTGDLRVPEGARLVVMFAHGAGSSRRSPRNRAVADALADAGLGTLLFDLLTPREAADRDNVFDIPLLARRLTGATDWLRGLPGGEHLAVGYFGASTGAAAALTAAAGDPRTAAVVCRGGRPDLTGDDLLARVQAPTLLVVGGADTVVLELNRRAQQSLTCPSRLEIVPGATHLFEEPGALETVAALARGWFTAHPAGTGAP from the coding sequence GTGCTCTTCAACGACCGCGCCGGCGCCGGAAGGCGCCTCGCCGAACGGCTGCGCCCACTGCGCGCGGAGAACCCCGTGGTGCTCGGCCTGCCCCGGGGCGGCATACCCGTCGCCTACCAGGTGGCCCGGGAACTCCAGGCCCCCCTCGACGTCATCGTGGTGCGCAAACTCGGCGTCCCCTACCAGCCCGAACTCGCCTTCGGCGCCATCGGCGAAGGCGGCGCCCGGGTGGTCCACGAGGACATCGTGCGCCGCGGCGGTCTCGCCCCCCGTGACATCGCCGCCGTCGAGGAGTCGGAACAGGCCGAACTCGCCCGCCGCGCCGAACGCTACCGGGCCGGCCGCGAACGCGTCCCGCTGACCGGGCGCACCGCTGTCGTGGTCGACGACGGCGTGGCCACCGGCGCCACCGCTGCCGCCGCCTGCCAGGTCGCCAGGGCCCAGGGCGCCTCCCGGGTGGTGCTTGCGGTGCCGGTGGCGGCGACCGGCGCCGTGGACGAACTGCGCTCCCAGGTGGACGACCTGGTGTGTGTCTTCACCCCGGCGGTGTTCTTCGCGGTGGGGGAGTGGTACCGCGACTTCGCGCAGACCACCGACGAGGAGGTCACCGCCTTGTTGCGACGGGCCGCCGAACACCCCCGGCGGCCCGATGCCCCCGGCACACCCGTACTGCCGCTGGGCGAGGTGGCGGTTCCGGTCGACGACGTCCGCCTCACCGGCGACCTGCGGGTGCCCGAGGGCGCCCGCCTGGTGGTGATGTTCGCGCACGGCGCCGGCAGCAGCAGACGCAGCCCGCGCAACCGCGCGGTCGCCGACGCGCTGGCCGACGCGGGGCTCGGCACCCTGCTGTTCGACCTGCTCACCCCGCGCGAGGCGGCCGACCGCGACAACGTCTTCGACATCCCCCTGCTGGCCCGCAGGCTCACCGGCGCCACCGACTGGCTGCGCGGCCTGCCCGGCGGAGAGCACCTCGCGGTGGGCTACTTCGGGGCCAGCACCGGCGCCGCCGCCGCGCTCACCGCCGCGGCCGGCGACCCGCGCACCGCCGCCGTCGTCTGCCGCGGCGGACGCCCCGACCTGACCGGCGACGACCTGCTCGCCCGCGTCCAGGCACCCACCCTGCTCGTCGTCGGCGGCGCCGACACCGTGGTGCTCGAACTCAACCGGCGCGCCCAGCAGTCACTGACCTGCCCCAGCCGACTGGAGATCGTGCCCGGCGCCACCCACCTGTTCGAGGAGCCCGGCGCGCTGGAGACGGTCGCCGCGCTCGCCCGCGGCTGGTTCACCGCCCACCCCGCCGGGACCGGCGCACCATGA
- the ctaD gene encoding aa3-type cytochrome oxidase subunit I: protein MSTTDTPGATAPASPTRVARPIGGKKVVGWLTTTDHKTIGTLYLVTSFAFFCVGGIMALLMRAELARPGLQIMNNEQFNQAFTMHGTIMLLMFATPLFAGFTNWIMPLQIGAPDVAFPRLNMFAYWLYLFGSLIAVGGFLTPQGAADFGWFAYSPLTDAVRTPQIGGDMWIMGLGMSGFGTILGAVNFITTIICMRAPGMTMFRMPIFVWNVLLTSVLVLLAFPVLAGALLALEADRKFGAHVFDPANGGPLLWQHLFWFFGHPEVYIIALPFFGIVTEVIPVFARKPIFGYIGLVGATISIAGLSVSVWAHHMFVTGGVLLPFFSFMTFLIAVPTGVKFFNWIGTMWKGSITLETPMLWSVGFLVTFLFGGLTGVILASPPMDFHVSDSYFVVAHFHYVVFGTVVFAMFAGFHFWWPKWTGKMLDERLGKMTFWTLFVGFHGTFLVQHWLGVIGMPRRYPDYLAADGFTLLNTVSTISSFLLGLSLLPFFYNIWKTAKYAPMVEVDDPWGYGRSLEWATSCPPPRHNFLTLPRIRSESPAFDLHHPAVAAPDKLAGAHAGRPAVTGEDPGEGGGQGGPEGTRR from the coding sequence GTGAGTACGACCGACACCCCGGGGGCCACCGCGCCGGCTTCGCCGACCCGTGTGGCGCGGCCGATCGGCGGCAAGAAAGTGGTGGGGTGGCTCACCACCACCGACCATAAGACAATCGGCACGCTCTACCTGGTGACATCGTTCGCTTTCTTCTGTGTCGGCGGCATCATGGCTCTGCTCATGCGCGCCGAACTCGCCCGCCCTGGCTTGCAGATCATGAACAACGAGCAGTTCAACCAGGCGTTCACCATGCACGGCACGATCATGCTGCTGATGTTCGCCACCCCGTTGTTCGCCGGTTTCACCAACTGGATCATGCCGTTGCAGATCGGCGCCCCGGACGTCGCCTTTCCCCGGCTGAACATGTTCGCCTACTGGCTCTACCTGTTCGGCTCGTTGATCGCGGTCGGCGGTTTCCTCACCCCGCAGGGCGCCGCCGACTTCGGGTGGTTCGCCTACTCCCCGCTGACCGACGCGGTGCGCACCCCGCAGATCGGCGGCGACATGTGGATCATGGGGCTGGGCATGTCCGGGTTCGGCACGATCCTCGGCGCGGTCAACTTCATCACCACCATCATCTGCATGCGGGCGCCGGGCATGACGATGTTCCGGATGCCGATCTTCGTGTGGAACGTGCTGCTCACCTCGGTGCTGGTACTGCTGGCCTTCCCAGTGCTGGCCGGGGCGCTGCTGGCGCTGGAGGCGGACCGCAAGTTCGGCGCCCACGTCTTCGACCCGGCCAACGGGGGCCCGCTGCTGTGGCAGCACCTGTTCTGGTTCTTCGGCCACCCCGAGGTGTACATCATCGCGCTGCCGTTCTTCGGCATCGTCACCGAGGTGATCCCGGTATTCGCCCGCAAGCCGATCTTCGGTTACATCGGTCTGGTGGGCGCCACGATCAGCATCGCCGGCCTCTCGGTCTCGGTGTGGGCCCATCACATGTTCGTGACCGGCGGCGTGCTGCTGCCGTTCTTCTCGTTCATGACGTTCCTGATCGCGGTGCCCACGGGGGTGAAGTTCTTCAACTGGATCGGCACGATGTGGAAGGGGTCGATCACCCTGGAGACCCCGATGCTCTGGTCCGTCGGGTTTCTGGTGACCTTTCTCTTCGGTGGTCTGACCGGTGTCATCCTGGCGTCGCCGCCGATGGACTTCCACGTCTCCGACTCGTATTTCGTGGTGGCCCACTTCCATTACGTGGTGTTCGGCACCGTGGTGTTCGCCATGTTCGCCGGGTTCCATTTCTGGTGGCCCAAGTGGACCGGGAAGATGCTGGACGAGCGGCTCGGCAAGATGACGTTCTGGACGCTTTTCGTCGGCTTCCACGGCACGTTCCTGGTGCAGCACTGGCTGGGCGTCATCGGTATGCCGCGGCGTTATCCGGACTATCTGGCCGCGGACGGTTTCACCCTGCTGAACACGGTCTCCACGATCAGTTCGTTCCTGCTCGGGCTCTCCCTGCTGCCGTTCTTCTACAACATCTGGAAGACCGCGAAGTACGCGCCGATGGTCGAGGTGGACGACCCGTGGGGGTACGGCCGGTCGCTGGAGTGGGCGACCTCCTGCCCGCCGCCGCGCCACAACTTCCTCACGCTGCCGCGGATCCGTTCCGAATCCCCCGCGTTCGACCTGCACCACCCGGCCGTCGCCGCGCCGGACAAGCTGGCCGGGGCGCACGCCGGGCGGCCCGCGGTCACCGGTGAGGACCCGGGCGAGGGCGGCGGCCAGGGCGGCCCCGAGGGGACGCGGCGGTGA
- a CDS encoding serine hydrolase, translated as MDERVPAEPSRRSALRTTVLPCLRACALVATVLLAYAVVADLIHPRVRHAAGPRAVAGTAARGARPPAVPRPAASAPGPRPRPANPRDTAAEKRSAGVAKEVRDTRVDLSAVADAVPAHGARWAVAVHDLTTGNSGGLGDGYFDTASIVKIDILATLLLRAQQAHRGLTDAERDYAAVMVRQSDNAAATALWRRIGGADGLDAGNGELGVTGVRGDQDDLWGLTQTTATGQLDLLRAVFGDTSPLNEDSRGYLRELMAHIDPSQRWGVSAAADDRTASALKNGWLQRSTTGLWDINSIGRVRHAGHTLLVAVVSSGNATQGAGVALVEAAAREAVEAVVAAGHPEPVPTP; from the coding sequence ATGGACGAGCGGGTGCCTGCCGAGCCGAGCCGCCGGTCGGCGCTGCGCACGACGGTGCTGCCGTGTCTGCGGGCCTGCGCCCTGGTGGCCACGGTCCTGCTGGCGTACGCCGTGGTGGCCGACCTGATCCATCCGCGCGTCCGGCACGCCGCCGGTCCGCGTGCCGTGGCCGGCACGGCCGCGCGCGGCGCCCGGCCGCCCGCCGTACCGCGCCCCGCCGCCTCCGCCCCCGGTCCCCGTCCCCGGCCCGCCAACCCGCGTGACACGGCGGCGGAGAAACGTTCCGCCGGGGTGGCGAAGGAGGTCCGCGACACCCGGGTCGACCTGTCCGCGGTGGCCGACGCGGTGCCCGCGCACGGCGCCCGGTGGGCGGTCGCGGTCCACGACCTGACCACCGGCAACAGCGGCGGCCTCGGCGACGGCTACTTCGACACCGCCAGCATCGTCAAGATCGACATCCTGGCCACCCTGCTGCTCCGCGCCCAGCAGGCCCACCGCGGCCTGACCGACGCCGAACGCGACTACGCCGCCGTCATGGTCCGCCAGTCCGACAACGCCGCCGCCACCGCGCTGTGGCGCCGGATCGGCGGCGCCGACGGACTCGACGCCGGCAACGGGGAACTCGGCGTCACCGGCGTCCGCGGCGACCAGGACGACCTGTGGGGGCTCACCCAGACCACGGCGACCGGCCAACTCGACCTGCTGCGCGCGGTGTTCGGCGACACCTCGCCGCTCAACGAGGACTCCCGCGGCTACCTGCGCGAACTCATGGCGCACATCGACCCCAGCCAGCGCTGGGGGGTCTCCGCCGCCGCCGACGACCGCACGGCCAGCGCCCTGAAGAACGGCTGGCTGCAACGGAGCACCACCGGGCTGTGGGACATCAACAGCATCGGCCGCGTCCGCCACGCCGGCCACACCCTGCTGGTCGCCGTGGTCTCCAGCGGCAACGCCACCCAGGGCGCCGGCGTCGCGCTGGTCGAGGCCGCCGCCCGCGAAGCCGTCGAGGCGGTGGTCGCGGCCGGCCACCCCGAACCCGTACCCACCCCTTGA